The window ATCTGTGCTGACTGTTGCCTGTATCTTCAGGGAGAACAACCCCATTGTGGATTTCCAGAAAAGAACTTCTCAATGAATGTAGAGAAGTTGGCGCGAAAGGTCGTAATTGCTAATTGCACAATGCTCAGTGTTGGCTTTATGGTTCAAATGTTAGCTAGACTGCCTGGTCTTTTCATGGCAGGGTTCTTATTCTTAATTGCTTTGATGGGGCAGGGTTATAGGGTTCTTGTGGTTGAGCAAACAGAGACACCTGAACAGCTTGAGACTCGTCGAAGAGAGAAGGGATCTAAAGATAAGGTCATCATTATGGCTACATAAGATTGTCGCAGTCATAGTGATGACAATTTtactttcttcaattctttctgtAGCTAACACATCATACTGTATCCCAGGTCGTCAGACGTGAAATATGTGCAGTGGTCACTAAAGGAACATTAACTGAGGGAGAAATGCTCGCAGCAAACCCTGATGCTTCATATATGATGGCAGTGACTGAAAGCTCTCAAACTGCTGTATTGCAAGGGAAGCGTACTTATGGTGTCTGTATGGTGGATATCACCACAAGCAAGGTTATTATTGGACAGGTACTGGGCAATTGCTTATGAATTTCTGTAGTTTCTTGGTAAAAAGTTTTATGCCATTTTGTTCCTAGTCATGTGTAGTGTGTTTGCTGTCAATCAGTCTGATCCTACAAGGCTGCTCTCTGTGGATGATAGTTTTTCACAAATGTTCCCTCTAAATGCAATTTGATTAGCTTAATGTGAATGTTGCATACCTGAATTAGTTTTCATCAACCTTCCCATATAGAGATGTGCACTTCACAGGCTAAGGGCATATAATTGGCTAATCAATCATATCGATAGGTCACAAAATTCAATTGTCAACGGTAATTATTTATAAGATCAAACCATGTCTCTTGAATAATTGAAAGTAAGAGCACAAAGAAAACTTCACGACATTTATTATTTTCCATCCTTATAACCTCGTTACGACCACACATTCATTTGGGTTTCTAGCATCAGCATCACCTTCttccttcttatttactttatcaATGATCTCTTCTAAGCTGTTTTTACCCAAGTCTCCAACATGTTTTCTTGATAAAAAAATAATGATCTCTTCTAAATTTTTTTGTTATGTTGACAACTCGTTAATTTAATGTGAGACTCTGTTTGTTTGGAAACAACTTATTTTGTTTGGTTATGAAAGTAAGTGCAAGAACATTCAAGTGTAGCATGCACGAGATGATTAGGTGTGCCATAAGGCTGTTCTATCTGCTTGCCTACTGTCTGGAATCAATCTTGTCTTGGGATTCTGTTGCCAGTAGACTGAATGACACTTGGTATAGCAGGGCTTCTATActgtatttatttaaaaattcttaATTTCTGAAGGAACCTTGTCATCATCTCTGTACTGTATTCCATCCCTTTATTGGTTAATCTTCATTTTGTACTGAAATGAAAAGTTAGTAATTTGATGTATTTCTTTGCCAGTTTGAGGATGATTCAGATTGTAGTGCCTTGTGTTGTCTGCTTTCTGAGTTAAGACCAGTGGAAATAATAAAGCCAGCTAAATTGCTTAGTCTTGAGACTGAGAGAGTACTGCTGCGGTACACACGTAATCCGCTGGTAAATGAGTTGGTTCCTGTCTCTGAATTTTGGGATGCTGAGAGAACCATTTGTGAGGTGAAGGCAATCTATAGGAATATGAGCAGTCCACCGCTGACATCATCTCCAAATGAAATGGAATCACATGAAAGCACTACCTCAGAGGAATATGGTGAAAGGAACCTTCTACCAGATGTTTTATGTGAGCTTGTAAATCTTGGTAGGAATGGGAGTTATGCACTCTCAGCACTAGGAGGAGCTCTATACTACTTGAAGCAAGCTTTTCTGGACGAATCCCTGCTCAAATTTGCGAAATTTGAACCACTTCCCCTTTCTGGTTTTTGTGATAGTACTCAAAAACCGAATATGGCTCTTGATGCAGCTGCGCTTGAGAATCTTGAGATATTTGAGAACAGTCGAGATGGAGATTCTTCAGGGTATATCTAGCTTACTTTCATTTAGTTGATTATATTGTTGTGAAACTTTGAGGTGATTCATTCATTAATATAGGACATTATACGCTCAAATCAACCATTGTATCACAGCATTTGGGAAAAGGATGCTCAGGTCATGGCTTGCAAGACCCTTATATCATCCAGAGTCCATAAGAGAACGTCAGGATGCTGTAGCCGGATTAAAGGTACATTCAGGGTCCTAAGGTTCTGTGTTTGTACTGTCTTTTTTTAGAAAGGTAACAATTTTATATAAATGTTTAGCAAAAGGCTGTGCTTGGAGTCATCTTTACAACTTTCAAAAAGCAAAAAACCCAAGTTCTGTGTTTGTACTGTTGATGGTGAACTTTTGCACTCTTTGGTTCATGGTCCTTGCTTGTGGCATTTTGTTCTCCCTTTTTGGCTGGGTAGGGTGAAAATTACCAATCCATCTATCAAGTAAAGTACCGTCTAAAGGTTGGATATATCGAATGAAGAAGGCATCACATGATTTGGACTGACCAGGTTGAAAGCATTCATTATGCGACAATGTCACAGGTGATTATGTTCACTCGTTTGCTGACAGCATGATTGCATCTATCCTGTTACTTGTGATTGATGGTGGAAGGTTTTTGGAGCCTTCACTTGCTGAGTAGTGTGCTTTGATAGTTTTGCAGTAAGCAAATGCTTGGTACTGGACCTTCCGTCCATCTTCACAAAGTGAAACTGATACATCAGATCTTCTCAAATACAGACTGAATGATATtataaagaattggtttattgCATTTATTGTGGCTTTAGCAGATTCTTGTTGCCGAATGTTTTGGTTCTGGACTATATTTATACTTGAATTTGCTTGTCGTTTTTGCTTATTcaactttctttttccttttttattttgccCTTGCATATATTGTGGTAGCTTTTTAATGAGCTTCTATGACAAATGATACTTGAATTTGCTTGTCCTTTTTGCCTATTCaactttctttttccctttttattttgccCTTGCATATATTGTGGTAGTTTTTTAATGAGCTTCTATGACAAATGAGATGCTATAATGTGCTCAATGCTTTTCTAGGGGCTCAATCTACCTTTTGTTCTTGAGTTTAGAAAAGAGTTGTCAAGGCTTCCTGATATGGAACGGTTGCTTGCACGCCTCTTTGGTAGCAGGTAAAGATCGATAATTATCAGATTCAATATCTTTTTTCGTTAGAGGTAGTCACCTCTTAAGTATGTTGCTCTTTAATTTGCGTCAATGCAGTGAAGCAAATGGAAGAAATGCAAATAAAGTGATTTTATACGAGGATGCAGCAAAGAAACAACTGCAAGAGTTCGTATCTGCTTTACGTGGATGTGAATCAATGGTGCATGCATGCTCTTCACTTGGGGTGATCTTGGAAAACATGGATTCAAAGCTACTATATTATCTATTAACACCAGgtatataaattcaattattcaaCTATGCTGCAATTTCTGGTGGTATCTGATGGATTAATTGGATTTATAGGTAAAGGTCTTCCAGATGTAGATTCAATTCTCAAGCATTTCAAGGATGCTTTTGATTGGGTAGAAGCAAATAACTCGGGCCGTATTATACCTCATGAGGGGGTTGATGAGGAGTATGATGCTGCATGTAAACAATTGCAGGAGATTGAACTTAAATTATCCAAGCACTTGAAGGAACAGAGGAAACTGCTTGGAGACTCATCAGTAAGAACATAGATTTTAATGTGCAGTAGGAGTTTATTGAGCAATAGGCAGTTATTCAGATCCAAATCATATATGTGTGAACATTGCAGATAGACTACGTGACTGTAGGAAAAGATGCATACCTTTTGGAAGTACCAGAATGTTTGTGCAGGAGCATTCCGAAGGAGTACGAATTACAGTCATCGAAAAAGGTTAGTTGGCATACTTCTACATGGCCAATGCTGAACATACCAAGGGTTGTGAATTGTCTTCATGAGATTTCTTGCTACGTAAGTCAAAATTTACCTATTGCTAATGAGATTTAGAAAGTCCAAAGCTGGTTCCGTAGTTACATGCGGTGCCTATTACTATTAATACGATGCTTGAGTCAACCTAGACGATGGTTTCAAAACCTTCATGTAGAAGATTGCTAATTTTAATCAAACTGTTTAACACATGTTCATTATTCCATTGAGCTGTGCATGCATGCAGTTGATGCTGCAGCTTAACAACAGCTAATTGCAGTGTTGTAGTTTTTTATGAGTTCTATTGTCCTCATTGCAAATACTCTCCCTTCCTTATGTGGTTATCTGTATTGGGTTGGATGAGGAGCATGAAGATTCATTTAATCTTTTTAAAGCAGTGGCGATTCTAGAAACAAAGGAACGATACTAGGAAATTTACTATGTGGTATATTGGACTTCGTACTAGGTTTAAACAAGTATATCATCACCCAGTAACTGTAGTTTAATTACCTGGTTTGTTGGTTAGTAGTAGCTGTGCACCTGCTTTCTTTTTAGAAGAACTGGCTGTTAATTGGTCATAGAAGCAATATTTCCAGCCATGTGCCATTACTGATCTTCTACTTTCCCCTATAAAATATCTGGCATGCAGGGTTATTTCAGGTACTGGAATCCAGTCTTAAAGAAATTAATCGGAGAGCTCTCACAAGCTGATTCAGAGAAGGAATCTAAGCTAAAAAGTATTTTGCAGAGGTTGATAGGACGGTTTTGTGAACATCATAATAAGTGGAGAGAATTAGTTTGTATCACTGCAGGTATTGTTGACCCTTAATTTGGACATGGAATCAGATATTGCTCTTAAGTCTCTTTCCCCCTCTATTCATTTTGGAGCAGTACTATCATTAGTGCTCAATGGTGAATCTAGTTAAGTcttctggaaaaaaaaatcatACTTGCTTATGGTGGAAAAAGAATAGGTTACTTTCAGGTTCTCAGTTTTCTTTGCATATTTTTGGGCAGCGACATGATGTTCCATGGAAGTTACTTGTTCCTTTTCATGCATACTTGATTGTATTCTTTCGTTAAGAAAATTTGGAGGTGGAAACTTATGTATCATTCTTTTGTCTGCTTTGTCCTCCTGGTGACAGCTCAATCAGTCTGCCCACTAAAAAAAATGCTCTGCCCCAGCTGAACAGTGGATTTGGAAACATAAAAATCTCTAATTAAGGCTAAAAGAAGTCTCTTTGCTTTTGTGTCTCTCCTCTGTATGCGAAGAAACAGGGGAAGTAAAGGTTGAGGAAATATAAGAAACCATAAATAGTGTATTCTGAAGTAAAAAGCAAGATAAGAAGATGGTGATTCTTTTTTGATAagggaagaaaaaaagaaggtgaTTCTTTTCTATCAATAACTCGTTCTTAATTTCATAAGATTCTTTTAAGCAACAGTTAACGGAAGGGCGTCGACATTCCAGAAAAGTGGAGAGGTCTCTGTGATTATAACAAACTCGGAGGGAGGCTCCCTAATTTGTAACAACTTTTTCTCAGTTAAAAAATATCTTGGTTATTATGCTCATTTGACTTCAAATTAGAGGAAAttgggaggttagtcactatgtCCAAATCAATTCCTGGTAAATAGCACTGTGTTGAACATAACTAATATCCTCTTGCTTTAGAAAGAGCTTTTTGCTCGTGAAGTTTAAATTTATACTTGGTAGAACTTTGATTCAAGAGCATCTGCTATATTATCAGGTATTTAAACAAAAGAAGCTTAATGATACACAATTAGGATCTTTAATACAAGAAATGTGGCTGTTATCTCTTGCAGAATTGGATGTTTTAATCAGTTTATCTATTGCGAGCGATTACTATGAGGGACCAACATGTCGTCCAAACATCAAGTCAGTGCCAAGTGAAGATGATGTGCCAGTTCTTCATGCTGAAAATTTAGGACATCCTGTTCTTAAAAGTGATTCTCTAGATAAGGGAGCTTTTGTTTCCAACAATGTTTCCCTTGGCGGTCCTCCGAACGCCAGCTTTATCCTTCTTACTGGTCCTAACATGGGAGGGAAATCCACTCTTTTGCGCCAAGTTTGCATGGCTGTAATTTTGGCCCAGGTGAGTTACATCCAGTAGAAAATTAGTGTTTTCTCATATATCGATGGCTAAAAGATTTTGACGCTTCTTAGATAGGAGCTGATGTACCAGCATCATCCTTTGACTTATCACCCGTCGATCGTATATTTGTAAGAATGGGGGCCAAAGATCATATTATGGCAGGCCAGAGTACATTCTTGACAGAACTCTTGGAAACTGCTTCAATGCTGGTGAGGTTTTATTGTTTCTAAAGGCTGTTATCAATTTATTGCTTGACTACCATCTGATTTTGTTAGATATATACCATCTGGCTGAGAGTGGAGGGGAGAGAGAATTATGTAAACAAATACATAAGTTAATAATTAATCGACTTATATCGTTGTACCTGCTTAGACACGGTCATTATTAAGAGCAAAATGGGGTTGATATTAATTTCAACTAAAAGGCTGTTATCAATTCATTGCTTGACTACCATTCAGTTGTTTCGGATATAACTATTTAATTGAGAGTGAAGGGGAGAGAGTtatgtaaataaataaataaataattgactTGTATTATGGTGTCTGCTAAGATGGCCTTAGACATGATCACTATTAAGAGCTAAATTGGGAGATCATTATTGGGTTGTTGATATTAATTTTGCACTCTCGTCTTCATTTAGTAATCTGAACATTTGTTTGCTTGGGGTAACTATCAATGATTGTAGTCTTTGGCGAGCCGTAATTCACTTGTCGCACTCGATGAACTTGGTCGCGGTACATCAACTTCCGATGGACAAGCAATAGCGTATGtgccaattatacaaaaaacatTTTTGATTATTTGTTACGGTGTAGATTTTATTCTCTTTCCCTTATTTGCTCAAACATTTTCACCTAAGATCATTATGTTATGTTTCTGGTTCTGTTGGCAGTGAATCAGTTCTTGAACACTTTGTCCACAAGGTGCAATGTCGAGGAATGTTTTCTACCCACTATCATCGATTATCTATTGACTATCAGAAAGATTCCAGAGTACTGTCTTCCAATCTTTCACTTCCCTTTTAACTGCCGTATTTTATGTGCATTGCTTTAAAGATCAAGCATTTGGCCTGAACATTTTGATGCAATACCTAGAAGAATAATAAAATCAGACAGTTAATAAGTGGATGCCTTTTGGTTGATACTCATTAGCTTACTTGTTTTGATTTCGACTATTAACCTGCTAAAATCGGATGCTCAGTAGATCACTTACTTGGAATTCTATGTTCTTTGGTTGTGTAGGTGTCACTGTGCCATATGGCATGCCAAGTTGGGAAAGGGTCCGGAGGTCTTGAGGAAGTTACTTTTCTATACAGGTTGACACCAGGTGCATGTCCTAAAAGTTATGGTGTCAATGTGGCACGGCTGGCTGGTATGTGTGTAAAAGTTTTTCTACTGCATCATGAAGTCTTGCTTTATGTATCTTTTCCGTTCCACCTCATAAAGGTTTAGGGGACTCGATATCTCTTTTGTCATCCAATGAGAGGGTCATTTCGCGTTGGTTTGCAACCTTAGTTTGTGAACTTAGGCCTCAATTTTATTTTCACTTTTAGCTTGTTGAACCACATTCTTTAATCTCAGAACTCTCTTTTCAGGACTTCCTGATGGTGTGCTTCAGAGAGCTGCTGCTAAATCTGAAGAGTTTGAAATTAATGGTTACAATAAGCAATCTGAAGAGAACTCCTATGGGAATTTGACAAGAAAGACAGCAGCACTTGTGCagaatttgatgaattttattaTTGAAGAGAAATGTGACAATGGTGTGGTTCTTTGTGAGTTGAATGGATTGCAAAGGAGAGCAAGAATACTCCTTgaacaaaattgaaaagaaatctTAATGTACATCTCCTAATCCTGTATGGGCATTCTTATTCCCTAGTGTTACTCTGTTGCAACTAATTTCAGTTGCCAATTTTGTATAGAAGCATGCTTTAGCAAAGTCCCCTCGTTGATTAAGGTTGCTATTAGAGTTTTACAAAAGAAAAGATGTTAGTAAGCCAATTTTTTTCTTTACTATTCCAAATTTTGCCCACATGGAAGGTAGCGGACTTCACAACATGGTCAAAGGCAGTAGTTGGCATAGGGGTGTGGAGGGGTAGGTTGTCTCCATCCAGTTTGTAATTTCGTATAGTGAAACATCAAACAACCTAGTTTGTTGGCAATATCTAACCGTTTTAATAAGGTTGGTTTCTCTTCCATTTGACTTGGATCGCAAGAGGAGTTTGGCCAGGGTCGTTGGCCTAACTGAAATATATAAGTATTTCTATTTCGCATTTGTCTTTGTAAGTAAGCTAATAGCAGTAAGTTGTAGTAGTttgttaaaagaagcaatggaattGTATTAATAATCAATCTAACTGCCAAGGAATCTGTTGTGAAACTTTCATTACTCTCCACGTGTATGGAAAAAACCAATTAGATGAGCATCAGCATGATGCTTAGAAAATACAAATTACATTGTTaatgaaaaaaataaacaatTGGGGAGGACTCTCGTATTAGTTGTCTTGGTCAGAGTTGGATAACCTGTCTTCTGTATCCTGAATAAAGAAACAAACAAAATATTTAGATTGTATTTATGGAGCTAACGAACATGTTAGAAAATGATTGGACTTGAAGTTGGATTGAGTTGACAAAATATATAGAAATGAGATTACCATATACTGCTGTCTAATGATAATCTGAATTCTTGTGATTAACAGGACTATAATGTACATGGGCAAGAGTATTCCAGTGGATTTTATAATAAGCAGCTGCAAGCAGAAAGGACAAATAAGGTTGGTAAGAACTACTTATTACAGTTAAATTGGTACCAAATTACCATTTTATTATTCAACATCACAATCAGATAAGTTGGTACACTTACTGTAGGAAGTGTAAAGGGATAGTTTCTTGGTCCTCCATTGAGCACCTCTAGCAGATGTCTCATCATAAGCAGAATTGTGAACTGCAAAATTAAATTAATACCATAATGTTAAATTGACACCACATTAAGTGACAACCCCCCAAcaaaaaagcaaaaaggaaaaatcTACGGATATTAATAAATACCATATTAATGATCAATTAAAGATAATGAAGTTAATTAATGTCCACACAGGATCACGAACTAGTGCATAATGCATATGTCATGTGAAAATAACCGAAACTGGACTATTTCCGGTTCATGTTTTTGGGGGCAAATCGCAAGAAGAAAGTTAAATAATTAGTAACTTAAATGTTGGTTTCCATAATAAAATAGTACTTATGAAGCAGCATTGAAGCACATGTGTTTTTGGGCTGTCATTAACTATGTTTGATTATTACGTTTCCAAAGAGACAATTTAATGGTTAAGATGTCACAATTCGAATGGTAAGTACAATTACAAGCGTAAATTTCTCATCTTGACCATTAATGTTGAGTTGGACGTTGTCTATTTCGTTGTTAACTAGTACTTATATAACATACAAAAGCAATGACGCAAAACTCAAGCATTAatttgaaaaaaggaaaaaaattcaaGTGCTTACAATGAGAGCAACAGTTCGACAACAAGAGGCACTTCTATCTGCTGCTTGTGAGCATTCAGAATACTGACTCCTCACCAGCAtttgtccttcttcttctgaATCTGACTCCAAAACAACCACTCTTTCCCTTCCATTTTCTATATTTGCTTCTGCATTTCCTCTACATGCAACCAAATGTCCATATATATTAATAACGTTATATATTAATAACGAGTTTAAATTCTATGTACCGTACcgatataatttaattatatatattgatAGCATAAAAAAGTCTTACATAGTCAGAGCATATAATTTAATTAGATTAGATTCATTAACTAACAAGTGCGTTAGTAATGGTAATTAAATATTGCCCCTCATGGCGAAACTGCTTAATAAACTTGTACTACTACTTATTACTTATTTATATCCATTGTCGGAGATAAAAATATTCAGACATCCCTGGCAGTTTCTATAGTGATGTATTAACTATATATCAAGTACAATGAAGGAGACAATAGCAATATTAAATTTACATTAAAGGCTAGTCTACAAATATAACGTGCCaactatctttctttctttttctgtaaAAATAAATTTCCAGGAGGAAAATTGGTCGAATACATACCTAATTGTCGCAGCTGTATTATCAAGCAAGTCGGCCTTCTTAGGAGGTGGAGCCGTGTATCCAGGTTCAAATTTCTGCAACGTTAAAAATGTCATCAACTTTATAAATTACTCAGATACAGAGTACAAAAAAAACTAATAGTATTTTTTTGATGTGGTCAGCAACACTATAAACGGAAGATATTTAAAATGGACTTCACTTACATATACAGTGCCCT is drawn from Nicotiana tabacum cultivar K326 chromosome 22, ASM71507v2, whole genome shotgun sequence and contains these coding sequences:
- the LOC107805046 gene encoding DNA mismatch repair protein MSH6, translated to MGSSRRSSNGRSPIVNQQSQITSFFSKMTSPSPSPSPSPLVPKKIPVKSNPNPNPNAEPKLKYSPSTSPCASPTTPSPLQVKRKITAPISAIIDLKPSYGQEIVGKRVKVYWPLDRTWYEGCVKSFDGVSGEHLVKYDDGDEEMIDLAEEKIELVVEAPARKLRRLRKSLVVEEAEEEEEEEKLEDLESVEDDSEDEDWGKIADKQVYEDEDVDEDMDLVVEEEKDDAVGSRSRKAGADKVVVSRKRKSGEGVKLSSSSSKKSKTLADKKSANSKVDNAVNGVNGKELVKTNEDCVRPTNNDNVLLCGAADRFGQREAEKFPFVAKDRKDANRRSPGDANYDPKTLYLPPNFLKGLTGGQRQWWEFKSKHMDKVLFFKMGKFYELYEMDAHIGTKELHLQYMKGEQPHCGFPEKNFSMNVEKLARKGYRVLVVEQTETPEQLETRRREKGSKDKVVRREICAVVTKGTLTEGEMLAANPDASYMMAVTESSQTAVLQGKRTYGVCMVDITTSKVIIGQFEDDSDCSALCCLLSELRPVEIIKPAKLLSLETERVLLRYTRNPLVNELVPVSEFWDAERTICEVKAIYRNMSSPPLTSSPNEMESHESTTSEEYGERNLLPDVLCELVNLGRNGSYALSALGGALYYLKQAFLDESLLKFAKFEPLPLSGFCDSTQKPNMALDAAALENLEIFENSRDGDSSGTLYAQINHCITAFGKRMLRSWLARPLYHPESIRERQDAVAGLKGLNLPFVLEFRKELSRLPDMERLLARLFGSSEANGRNANKVILYEDAAKKQLQEFVSALRGCESMVHACSSLGVILENMDSKLLYYLLTPGKGLPDVDSILKHFKDAFDWVEANNSGRIIPHEGVDEEYDAACKQLQEIELKLSKHLKEQRKLLGDSSIDYVTVGKDAYLLEVPECLCRSIPKEYELQSSKKGYFRYWNPVLKKLIGELSQADSEKESKLKSILQRLIGRFCEHHNKWRELVCITAELDVLISLSIASDYYEGPTCRPNIKSVPSEDDVPVLHAENLGHPVLKSDSLDKGAFVSNNVSLGGPPNASFILLTGPNMGGKSTLLRQVCMAVILAQIGADVPASSFDLSPVDRIFVRMGAKDHIMAGQSTFLTELLETASMLSLASRNSLVALDELGRGTSTSDGQAIAESVLEHFVHKVQCRGMFSTHYHRLSIDYQKDSRVSLCHMACQVGKGSGGLEEVTFLYRLTPGACPKSYGVNVARLAGLPDGVLQRAAAKSEEFEINGYNKQSEENSYGNLTRKTAALVQNLMNFIIEEKCDNGVVLCELNGLQRRARILLEQN
- the LOC107805047 gene encoding uncharacterized protein LOC107805047 — protein: MKSKTQMGEVIIYVDEYKFISASTYLCRICHDEEFESCKNLEAPCACSGTVKFAHRDCIQRWCNEKGNTICEICLQKFEPGYTAPPPKKADLLDNTAATIRGNAEANIENGRERVVVLESDSEEEGQMLVRSQYSECSQAADRSASCCRTVALIFTILLMMRHLLEVLNGGPRNYPFTLPTLLIIKSTGILLPMYIIVLLITRIQIIIRQQYMDTEDRLSNSDQDN